One segment of Leuconostoc lactis DNA contains the following:
- the polA gene encoding DNA polymerase I — MTKTLLLIDGNSLAFRAFYAMYNQLDRMIAHNGLHTNALVAFNNFLDQIVDPMQPDLAVVAWDAASGKETFRGDLFAGYKDGRSKAPEEFKEQFPYLREMVALHGLRNYEHPGLEADDIIGTFSRLGEAAGYQVTIVTGDQDLIQLATDNITVNVTKKGVTEIERFTPAYIQEKYGLTPLQIIEKKALTGDTSDNYPGVTKVGEKTALKLLAQYHDLDNLYAQIDEMKPSKMKENLINDREAAYTARQLATIRTDADLELPLTEIEYRGIDYDGLVPFYEDIDFKQQLAKIKALKQSGQLTSQAIVPDPVVNVVPLRADNLRAVAMMGDKVALHIEMAGQNYHEDDMIGFVIGNPTVGYYGSRDLSLLQTPELRSVIENPAIIKNVFNVKAQLVLFKRLGLALQGVDFDFLLAAYLLDTTANDNELSTLAQRFDVYVQPDEAVYGKGAKFAVPEDVDQVLMHLGQKADALMQLETPTLAALTDHEQMHLYTDIELPLAHVLADMEYRGIAINQARLAEIGTDLTGRIQAIEDAIYLEAGEKFNINSPKQLGVLLFEKMGLPVIKKTKTGYSTAVDVLEKLAHQAPIVDYVLQYRQLAKLKSTYVDGLLAVVNQKDSKIHTRFLQTLTQTGRLSSVDPNLQNIPMRSDEGRQIRTAFVPSQPDWQIFGADYSQIELRVLAHMTGDKNMQQAFLNGEDIHAETARAVFGLDSQAPVNAVQRRTAKAVNFGIVYGISDFGLANNLGISRAQAKQFIDTYFKEFPKVHEWMENIKAVAHAQGYVETIAKRRRYLPDIHAKNFNLRSFAERTAMNSPIQGSAADIIKIAMIKVADALAENNMQARMLLQVHDELIFEAPTSEIPALTALVTKVMDSAVTLDVPMQVESHYGKTWYDAK; from the coding sequence ATGACAAAGACACTACTTTTAATTGATGGTAATTCGCTCGCATTTCGCGCGTTTTATGCCATGTATAATCAATTGGATCGGATGATTGCGCATAATGGGCTCCACACCAACGCCTTGGTCGCATTTAATAATTTTCTCGACCAAATCGTGGATCCCATGCAACCTGACCTAGCTGTTGTCGCTTGGGATGCAGCATCAGGCAAAGAAACATTCCGTGGTGACTTATTTGCAGGTTATAAAGATGGCCGATCAAAGGCACCAGAAGAATTTAAAGAACAATTTCCCTATCTACGTGAGATGGTTGCTTTACATGGCTTACGTAATTATGAACATCCTGGGTTGGAAGCCGATGATATCATCGGGACATTTTCACGTTTAGGCGAAGCCGCCGGCTATCAGGTGACGATTGTGACGGGCGACCAAGATTTAATCCAACTCGCAACGGATAACATCACGGTGAACGTGACGAAAAAAGGTGTGACGGAAATTGAGCGCTTTACACCAGCCTATATTCAAGAGAAGTATGGCTTGACACCGCTACAAATTATTGAGAAAAAGGCCCTGACTGGTGATACGTCAGATAATTATCCTGGCGTTACTAAGGTTGGGGAAAAGACAGCGTTGAAGCTGTTAGCCCAGTATCACGATTTGGATAATCTCTATGCCCAAATCGATGAGATGAAGCCGTCAAAAATGAAAGAGAATTTGATTAATGATCGCGAAGCTGCTTATACAGCACGACAATTAGCAACGATTCGGACAGATGCTGACCTTGAATTACCCTTGACGGAAATTGAATATCGCGGTATTGATTATGATGGCTTGGTACCATTTTATGAAGATATCGATTTTAAACAGCAATTGGCTAAAATTAAAGCCTTAAAGCAATCCGGTCAGCTGACTAGTCAAGCAATAGTGCCTGACCCAGTGGTGAATGTTGTGCCATTACGGGCTGATAACCTCCGAGCGGTCGCGATGATGGGCGATAAAGTTGCTTTGCATATCGAAATGGCCGGACAAAACTATCATGAAGATGACATGATTGGTTTTGTGATTGGTAATCCAACAGTGGGTTACTACGGTAGTCGTGATTTGTCCTTACTGCAAACACCGGAACTGCGATCAGTAATTGAAAATCCAGCCATTATCAAAAATGTCTTTAACGTCAAAGCACAATTGGTGTTGTTTAAGCGCCTGGGCTTAGCGTTGCAGGGTGTTGATTTTGATTTTTTGTTGGCAGCTTATTTGCTCGATACGACGGCAAATGATAATGAACTCTCAACGTTAGCCCAACGTTTTGATGTTTATGTGCAACCAGATGAAGCAGTTTATGGTAAGGGTGCCAAGTTTGCGGTGCCAGAAGACGTGGATCAGGTCTTGATGCATCTTGGCCAAAAGGCCGATGCGTTAATGCAGTTAGAAACGCCAACTTTGGCGGCTTTAACTGACCATGAACAAATGCATTTATACACCGATATTGAGTTGCCTTTAGCCCACGTGTTAGCCGATATGGAATACCGTGGTATTGCCATTAACCAAGCCCGTTTAGCAGAAATCGGCACGGATTTAACTGGTCGCATTCAGGCGATTGAAGATGCCATTTACCTAGAAGCCGGGGAAAAATTCAATATTAATTCACCGAAGCAACTCGGGGTGTTATTATTTGAAAAAATGGGCTTGCCGGTCATCAAAAAAACAAAAACTGGTTATTCAACGGCGGTTGATGTGCTGGAAAAGTTGGCGCATCAGGCACCAATTGTCGATTATGTTTTACAATATCGGCAATTGGCCAAGTTGAAGTCCACTTATGTGGACGGATTATTAGCGGTTGTCAATCAAAAAGACAGCAAGATTCACACACGTTTCTTACAGACCTTAACGCAAACTGGGCGCTTGTCATCGGTTGATCCCAATTTGCAAAATATTCCGATGCGTTCTGATGAAGGCCGTCAAATTCGGACAGCTTTTGTGCCAAGTCAACCAGATTGGCAAATTTTTGGCGCGGATTATTCGCAAATTGAATTACGCGTGCTGGCGCATATGACGGGTGACAAAAATATGCAACAGGCGTTCTTAAATGGCGAAGATATTCATGCTGAAACGGCGCGTGCCGTCTTTGGCTTAGACAGTCAAGCACCTGTTAATGCGGTGCAACGGCGAACGGCAAAAGCGGTTAACTTTGGGATTGTTTACGGGATTTCTGATTTTGGTTTGGCCAATAATTTGGGTATTTCCCGTGCGCAAGCCAAGCAGTTTATTGACACGTATTTTAAAGAATTCCCTAAAGTACATGAGTGGATGGAAAATATCAAAGCGGTTGCACATGCACAAGGATATGTAGAAACCATTGCCAAGCGGCGCCGTTACTTACCTGATATTCATGCCAAAAACTTTAACTTGCGGAGTTTTGCTGAACGAACCGCGATGAATTCACCAATTCAAGGATCAGCTGCTGATATTATCAAAATTGCGATGATCAAGGTGGCCGATGCATTAGCAGAAAATAACATGCAAGCACGTATGTTACTGCAGGTTCACGATGAATTGATTTTTGAAGCACCAACGTCCGAAATACCCGCATTGACAGCGTTAGTAACCAAAGTGATGGACTCAGCTGTGACTTTAGATGTCCCAATGCAGGTTGAAAGTCATTATGGTAAAACATGGTATGATGCCAAGTAA
- a CDS encoding 2-hydroxymuconate tautomerase: MPIVQVELLEGRTKAQLAKMVKDITDVIVEDAGAAREAVHVIVREMPKDRYAVGGVLKSDQ; the protein is encoded by the coding sequence ATGCCTATTGTACAAGTTGAATTATTAGAAGGTCGCACAAAAGCACAACTCGCTAAAATGGTGAAAGACATCACGGATGTGATTGTTGAAGATGCTGGCGCAGCGCGCGAAGCAGTACACGTTATTGTACGTGAAATGCCTAAAGACCGTTACGCAGTTGGTGGCGTATTAAAGAGTGATCAATAA
- the murC gene encoding UDP-N-acetylmuramate--L-alanine ligase, with protein sequence MAKTYYFIGIKGTGMGPLAQILHDQGHVVLGSDIETYTYTQAPLEAAGIEILPFDAANVDAHQEAIFIRGNAFTDDHVEVARALALGVDMMTYPDAVQDQIGQTTSIAVAGAHGKTSTTGLLAHVLKNIAPTSYLIGDGTGRGVPNSQFFVVEADEYRRHFKDYAPDYAILTNIDFDHPDYYHDINDVTAAFSDFAGNVKKAIFAWGDDPHLRSLQPAADVYYYGTNADRDDFVATNIRKSTQGSHFEVLFRGESLGEFAVPLFGQHSILNAVAVIAVAYMEKVDLNLIREFLMTYQGVKRRFSEKQIADITVIDDYAHHPTEIDATLDAARQKYPNKQIIAIFQPHTYSRVIAYKDEFATSLEAADKVFLADIFGSAREKAGAVTSAEIGAEISKFGGIITEDNMSLLMPFENAVMVFMGAGDIEKYEFAYEKLLGQLRTDLQ encoded by the coding sequence ATGGCGAAAACATATTATTTTATCGGTATCAAAGGTACAGGTATGGGGCCATTGGCACAAATTTTACATGATCAAGGCCATGTGGTATTAGGCTCAGATATTGAAACTTATACTTATACGCAAGCACCGTTGGAGGCAGCAGGGATTGAAATTTTGCCGTTTGATGCGGCCAATGTGGATGCCCATCAGGAGGCCATTTTTATTCGAGGCAATGCGTTTACAGACGATCATGTTGAAGTTGCTCGCGCACTGGCGCTTGGGGTGGACATGATGACCTATCCTGATGCGGTGCAAGACCAAATTGGCCAAACAACCTCGATTGCTGTAGCCGGTGCGCACGGGAAAACATCAACCACTGGCTTACTTGCACACGTCTTAAAAAACATTGCGCCAACCTCTTATTTGATTGGGGATGGGACAGGGCGTGGGGTGCCAAATTCCCAATTCTTTGTGGTGGAAGCCGATGAATATCGTCGTCATTTCAAAGATTATGCCCCAGATTACGCCATTTTGACCAATATTGATTTTGATCATCCAGATTATTATCATGATATTAACGACGTGACAGCAGCCTTTTCAGACTTTGCTGGCAACGTTAAAAAGGCCATTTTTGCTTGGGGCGATGACCCACATCTGCGCAGTTTGCAACCAGCCGCTGACGTCTACTATTATGGGACAAATGCGGATCGGGATGATTTTGTTGCCACTAATATTCGGAAATCAACCCAAGGGTCACATTTTGAAGTATTGTTCCGTGGGGAATCTTTAGGTGAGTTTGCGGTGCCATTGTTTGGTCAGCACAGTATTTTAAATGCCGTGGCTGTCATTGCAGTGGCCTATATGGAAAAGGTTGATCTTAACTTGATTCGTGAATTCTTAATGACCTACCAAGGGGTCAAGCGGCGCTTTAGCGAAAAGCAAATTGCTGATATTACTGTGATTGATGATTATGCCCATCATCCCACGGAAATTGATGCCACTTTGGATGCCGCACGACAGAAGTATCCCAATAAGCAAATTATTGCGATTTTCCAACCTCACACCTACTCACGCGTGATTGCCTATAAAGACGAATTTGCGACAAGCTTAGAAGCTGCAGATAAAGTCTTTTTAGCTGATATCTTTGGTTCCGCGCGCGAAAAGGCCGGTGCAGTGACTTCAGCAGAAATCGGTGCGGAAATTAGTAAGTTTGGTGGCATTATCACAGAAGATAATATGAGCTTGCTGATGCCATTTGAAAACGCAGTGATGGTCTTTATGGGTGCCGGTGATATTGAAAAATATGAGTTTGCCTATGAAAAGTTGTTGGGGCAATTACGGACGGATTTGCAGTAA
- a CDS encoding Bax inhibitor-1/YccA family protein yields the protein MDNFDMNARRDVTGMDAGMRAFFKQTYSFMGIAVLVTAFTGFIVQKFFLAQVYALIAGNLIGTLALFGIQILIMTMIGRATFKNPARAFGLLMAFAVIEGLTLGLLLAVYTGASVMMAFASAASVFGGMALYGVFTKRDLTGMGSILFGMLIGLIIASLINLFFYNGIVSLLISGVTVIIFALYTAYDNQNLKMMYGQYAGQVDTTGLAVNGALRLYLDFINLFFAFIQLFGIGNSRD from the coding sequence ATGGATAATTTTGACATGAATGCCCGTCGCGATGTGACAGGTATGGACGCAGGTATGCGTGCGTTCTTTAAACAAACTTATAGCTTTATGGGCATTGCAGTCTTAGTGACAGCGTTCACTGGCTTCATTGTGCAAAAGTTTTTCTTAGCACAAGTTTATGCCTTGATTGCTGGTAATTTGATCGGCACATTGGCCCTGTTTGGGATTCAAATCTTGATCATGACCATGATTGGTCGCGCGACATTTAAAAACCCAGCACGTGCGTTTGGTCTCTTAATGGCCTTTGCCGTGATTGAAGGGTTGACATTGGGCTTGTTGTTGGCGGTTTATACCGGCGCTTCAGTCATGATGGCTTTCGCCTCAGCCGCCTCAGTCTTTGGTGGTATGGCACTTTATGGTGTGTTCACAAAGCGTGATTTAACAGGTATGGGGTCAATTTTGTTTGGGATGTTGATTGGCTTGATCATTGCATCATTGATTAACCTATTTTTCTATAATGGCATTGTCTCATTATTGATTTCAGGGGTAACAGTGATTATTTTTGCTTTGTATACAGCCTATGATAACCAAAACTTGAAGATGATGTATGGTCAATATGCTGGCCAAGTTGATACAACGGGCTTGGCAGTCAATGGTGCCTTGCGTCTATATCTTGACTTTATTAACTTGTTCTTTGCCTTTATTCAACTCTTTGGTATTGGTAACTCAAGAGATTAA
- a CDS encoding NUDIX hydrolase, translated as MAEREQVQDTQIVYEGPIFSVEKQAVTLFNGKISQRDIVRHVPAIAVLAFVDDDHILLEKQYRATIGDFILEIPAGKLDARDVDQPEHAVVRELNEELRVSAGDIQQVTGFYETIGFSDAYMYLYVARDLQPIPVAEQLPRDLGESLDIEIISYDEMKRLFEAGALNDQKTLTAFLYWSYMRG; from the coding sequence ATGGCGGAACGCGAGCAAGTACAAGATACCCAAATCGTCTATGAAGGGCCTATTTTTAGTGTCGAAAAACAGGCAGTCACGTTGTTTAATGGGAAGATCTCACAACGGGATATTGTCCGACATGTGCCTGCAATTGCCGTGTTAGCATTTGTTGATGACGACCATATTCTGTTGGAAAAACAATATCGTGCCACAATTGGGGATTTTATCTTAGAAATTCCTGCTGGTAAGTTAGATGCACGTGATGTTGATCAACCAGAACATGCGGTTGTTCGTGAGTTAAATGAAGAATTACGCGTGTCAGCCGGTGATATCCAACAGGTGACGGGTTTTTATGAGACCATTGGTTTTTCAGATGCTTATATGTATCTTTATGTGGCCCGTGATTTACAGCCAATTCCCGTTGCTGAGCAATTACCACGGGATTTAGGTGAGTCTTTAGATATTGAGATAATCAGCTATGACGAGATGAAGCGTCTGTTTGAAGCGGGTGCGTTGAATGATCAAAAGACGTTAACGGCCTTCTTATACTGGTCATATATGCGAGGTTAG
- a CDS encoding LacI family DNA-binding transcriptional regulator → MNKKVTINDIAKMANVAKSTVSRYLNGGSVSPHTRQKIDRIVKEYRYTPNTFAQSLKQQKNHTIGVIVPRLDSIAQSDMLRGLDENNHDDTFLIVNAYQDPERELAAIEKLHAQNVGGIILLTANLTDAIREALMASPLPIVIQGQDEPNFHRVIMADRQGGEAVGDYIKTLNPQNVLLLNVDAKADHAVGYERFKGIKAVLTDIPYTEVITDFKLDTAKRDAKMAMAADQFDLVIGATDRIVVGAMQSGYALQQTPQYIGFGQSFFSETVTPNLTSFEFNFFEAGKQLYQLFTKVRDENPPTIQRVVIDGQLVIRDSTQPKQ, encoded by the coding sequence ATGAATAAGAAAGTTACAATTAATGATATTGCCAAAATGGCAAATGTTGCCAAAAGTACGGTCTCACGTTACCTCAACGGTGGTTCTGTGAGTCCCCACACCCGACAAAAAATTGATCGGATTGTAAAAGAATATCGCTATACCCCCAACACTTTTGCCCAAAGTCTCAAGCAACAAAAAAATCATACGATTGGCGTCATTGTGCCCCGCTTGGATTCCATTGCCCAATCAGATATGCTTCGTGGTTTGGACGAAAATAACCATGATGACACTTTTTTAATTGTCAACGCCTATCAAGATCCTGAGCGCGAATTAGCTGCAATTGAAAAATTACATGCCCAAAATGTTGGTGGCATCATTTTGTTAACAGCTAATCTAACTGACGCCATTCGAGAGGCTTTAATGGCTTCGCCACTGCCAATTGTCATTCAAGGCCAAGACGAACCGAATTTTCACCGTGTCATTATGGCTGATCGCCAGGGTGGCGAGGCTGTTGGTGATTATATTAAGACCTTAAACCCTCAAAATGTTTTATTGTTAAATGTGGATGCCAAAGCGGATCATGCCGTTGGCTATGAACGTTTCAAGGGCATTAAAGCAGTACTAACTGATATTCCCTATACAGAAGTCATCACCGACTTCAAACTCGATACCGCCAAGCGTGATGCCAAAATGGCTATGGCTGCCGATCAATTTGACCTTGTGATTGGTGCCACTGATCGTATTGTAGTTGGTGCCATGCAGTCTGGTTACGCGTTGCAGCAAACCCCACAATATATTGGCTTTGGTCAATCATTTTTCAGTGAAACCGTGACCCCAAATCTCACCAGCTTTGAATTTAATTTTTTTGAAGCAGGTAAACAGCTCTATCAACTCTTTACCAAAGTCCGTGATGAAAACCCACCAACTATCCAACGTGTCGTGATCGATGGCCAACTGGTCATTCGAGATTCAACGCAACCAAAACAATAA
- the ytpR gene encoding YtpR family tRNA-binding protein, with amino-acid sequence MITSYNLQGMGDVLVIILAPNAAEQTVTTKGQVTRIQDATTQATTGFNIAGVGAQLGLTDVQGQVVLDADQVDQVNGLLAEAGFEDRLAVSPSKLVIGRVEKMTAHPDSDHLHVTTTAVGDGKTLQIVSGSPNMREGIKVVVAQPGTMMPSGALIWDGALRGVQSSGMIVSGRELKLPAAPDKPGALVLPEDFGEVGTVFDFDKAQNLYTDHLVDTNY; translated from the coding sequence ATGATAACAAGTTATAACTTACAAGGGATGGGTGATGTTTTAGTCATCATTTTGGCTCCAAATGCTGCTGAACAAACAGTGACAACAAAGGGTCAAGTGACACGTATTCAAGATGCAACAACGCAAGCCACGACTGGTTTTAATATTGCTGGCGTTGGCGCACAACTGGGCTTAACTGACGTTCAAGGACAAGTCGTGCTGGATGCGGATCAGGTGGACCAGGTTAATGGCTTGCTAGCAGAAGCTGGCTTTGAAGATCGTTTGGCGGTGTCACCATCAAAGCTAGTCATTGGTCGCGTTGAAAAAATGACGGCGCATCCAGATTCTGATCATTTGCATGTGACCACAACCGCTGTTGGCGATGGGAAAACGTTGCAAATTGTATCAGGTTCACCGAATATGCGTGAAGGAATCAAGGTCGTGGTTGCACAACCAGGGACAATGATGCCATCAGGTGCATTGATTTGGGATGGCGCTTTACGAGGCGTGCAATCAAGTGGCATGATCGTTTCAGGACGTGAACTAAAATTGCCAGCAGCGCCAGATAAGCCAGGGGCACTGGTATTACCCGAAGACTTTGGTGAAGTTGGTACGGTTTTTGACTTTGATAAGGCGCAGAACTTGTATACGGATCACTTAGTGGATACGAATTATTAA
- a CDS encoding YitT family protein, producing the protein MKNITIDWRKAWLIAIVFIASACVQVLALNAFLIPNNVFSSGFNGIAQLLAIFFAQVFHMNVQTGVFIMIFNIPIGIVGWKLIGGKFTILSFLNSIFVSFLQILAPTQALTTEPLLASLFGGLLLGVSIGLAMRYGFSTGGMDIVAMVVQKRTGKSIGALMNGINFVVVIVAGTYIGWQNALFTLIGIYATGRAVDAIYTGYQKLTAMIVTSKGDEVVTALHKDLIRGITILPSKGAYTKRDSMTLMMVLSRYELVEMQEIVHRTDPKAFINLMSTVSVSGEFFDSDRQLQMKKAVAVPKFETVEAQIEADLQLEAQLDQIEVEQRKDI; encoded by the coding sequence ATGAAAAACATAACAATTGACTGGCGAAAAGCTTGGCTAATTGCGATTGTATTTATCGCAAGTGCCTGCGTCCAGGTCTTGGCTTTGAATGCCTTCTTAATCCCCAATAATGTGTTCTCAAGTGGGTTTAACGGTATTGCACAGCTTTTGGCGATTTTCTTTGCGCAAGTCTTTCATATGAATGTCCAAACCGGTGTGTTCATTATGATTTTCAACATCCCAATTGGGATTGTTGGCTGGAAGTTAATCGGTGGTAAATTTACAATTTTGAGTTTTTTGAATTCAATTTTTGTGTCATTTTTGCAAATTCTTGCCCCAACACAAGCTTTGACAACTGAACCCTTACTTGCATCACTGTTTGGTGGTTTATTGTTAGGTGTATCCATCGGGCTGGCCATGCGTTATGGCTTTTCGACCGGTGGGATGGACATCGTCGCCATGGTCGTTCAAAAGCGTACTGGTAAATCTATCGGCGCTTTGATGAACGGGATTAACTTTGTTGTTGTGATTGTTGCCGGTACCTATATTGGTTGGCAAAATGCCTTGTTCACGTTAATCGGAATTTATGCCACTGGTCGTGCTGTCGATGCCATTTATACGGGTTATCAAAAGTTGACGGCCATGATTGTGACCTCAAAAGGCGACGAAGTGGTGACCGCTTTGCATAAGGATCTGATTCGTGGGATTACCATTTTGCCATCAAAAGGGGCTTATACAAAGCGTGATTCTATGACGTTGATGATGGTATTATCACGTTATGAATTGGTTGAAATGCAAGAGATTGTCCACCGGACAGATCCTAAAGCATTTATCAATCTGATGAGTACAGTGAGTGTGTCAGGGGAATTCTTTGACTCTGACCGCCAGTTGCAAATGAAAAAAGCCGTCGCCGTACCAAAATTTGAAACGGTTGAGGCGCAAATTGAAGCTGATCTGCAATTAGAAGCGCAATTAGATCAAATTGAAGTCGAACAAAGGAAGGATATCTAA
- the glnA gene encoding type I glutamate--ammonia ligase encodes MARKSYTKEEIKQIVADENVEFIRVTFTDVFGAIKNVEVPTSQLDKVLNNNLMFDGSSIEGFVRINESDMYLYPDLSTFMIFPWATDEHGGKVARLIADIYTADREPFAGDPRYALRKVLAEAKAAGFTSFNVGTEPEFFLFKLDANGNPTTELNDKGGYFDLAPLDMGENVRREIVLTLEKMGFEIEAAHHEVAEGQHEVDFKYASALEAADNIQTFKLVVKTIARKNGYFATFMPKPVAGINGSGMHTNMSLFRDSENAFEDTSDEMGLSKTAYNFLGGLLAHATAFTALANPTVNSYKRLTPGFEAPVYVAWSASNRSPMVRVPASRGKSTRLELRSVDPTANPYTTLAAVLAAGLDGIKNELEPLASVDKNIYLMDETERTKAGITDLPDTLLAAVRELAKDDTVIAAIGTHIADKFIEAKKIEYTSYRQFVSQWETDAYLENY; translated from the coding sequence ATGGCACGCAAGTCATATACAAAAGAAGAAATTAAGCAAATTGTTGCAGATGAAAATGTGGAGTTCATCCGTGTCACATTTACCGATGTTTTTGGTGCAATCAAGAACGTTGAAGTGCCAACATCACAATTGGACAAAGTGTTAAACAACAATTTGATGTTTGACGGGTCATCAATTGAAGGATTCGTGCGTATTAACGAATCAGATATGTATCTTTACCCTGACTTGTCAACCTTTATGATTTTCCCATGGGCAACAGATGAGCATGGTGGTAAGGTTGCACGTTTGATTGCTGATATCTATACGGCTGATCGCGAACCATTTGCTGGTGACCCACGTTATGCTTTGCGCAAGGTTTTGGCAGAAGCTAAAGCTGCTGGTTTCACATCATTTAATGTTGGAACAGAACCAGAATTTTTCTTGTTCAAGTTGGACGCCAATGGTAACCCAACAACTGAATTGAACGATAAGGGTGGCTACTTTGACTTGGCGCCACTTGACATGGGTGAAAACGTCCGCCGTGAAATCGTGTTGACTTTGGAAAAGATGGGCTTTGAAATTGAAGCAGCTCACCACGAAGTTGCGGAAGGGCAACATGAAGTTGACTTCAAGTACGCTTCTGCTTTGGAAGCAGCCGACAACATTCAGACATTTAAGTTGGTTGTGAAGACCATTGCGCGTAAGAATGGTTACTTTGCGACGTTTATGCCAAAGCCAGTTGCTGGTATTAACGGGTCAGGGATGCACACGAACATGTCATTGTTCCGTGACTCAGAAAATGCTTTTGAAGATACATCAGATGAAATGGGCTTGTCAAAGACAGCTTATAACTTCTTGGGCGGTTTGTTGGCTCACGCGACAGCCTTCACAGCCTTGGCAAACCCAACGGTCAACTCATACAAGCGTTTGACACCTGGTTTTGAAGCACCAGTTTATGTGGCATGGTCTGCCTCAAACCGTTCACCAATGGTACGAGTACCGGCTTCTCGTGGTAAGTCAACACGTTTGGAATTGCGTTCAGTGGATCCAACGGCTAACCCTTATACAACATTGGCTGCGGTATTAGCTGCTGGCTTGGATGGTATTAAGAACGAACTTGAACCATTGGCTTCAGTTGATAAGAACATCTACTTGATGGATGAAACAGAACGCACAAAGGCTGGTATCACAGACTTGCCAGACACATTGTTGGCTGCTGTGCGTGAATTGGCTAAGGATGATACGGTGATTGCGGCCATTGGTACGCATATTGCGGATAAGTTTATTGAAGCTAAGAAGATTGAATATACATCATATCGTCAGTTCGTCTCACAATGGGAAACTGACGCCTATCTTGAAAATTATTAA
- a CDS encoding MerR family transcriptional regulator gives MSERELRRNLAILPIGTVRELTLLTDRQIRYYEQNQLITPNRGKGGQRRFSLNDVDRLLEIKDFLDAGDSIKDIQEIFAKKRRKAEGQPDSETALRRSLQKEFAQIGRFGR, from the coding sequence ATGAGCGAACGTGAATTGAGAAGAAATTTAGCAATTCTGCCGATTGGCACCGTCCGTGAATTGACCTTATTGACTGATCGTCAGATTCGGTATTATGAACAAAATCAGTTAATTACGCCAAATCGCGGGAAAGGCGGTCAGCGTCGATTTTCATTGAATGACGTGGATCGTTTACTAGAAATCAAAGATTTTCTAGATGCGGGTGATTCAATCAAAGATATTCAAGAAATCTTCGCAAAAAAGCGCCGCAAAGCAGAAGGGCAACCTGATTCGGAAACAGCATTACGTCGATCTCTGCAAAAAGAATTTGCGCAAATTGGTCGGTTTGGTCGTTAG
- a CDS encoding 5'-methylthioadenosine/adenosylhomocysteine nucleosidase, producing the protein MKIGIITPMAEEKITLIAALEDVTTKQHGGTEITSGRYKGHEVILTESGIGKVAAASATALMIDNFEPDLVVNTGSAGALDPDLKIGDEVIGTQVAYSDVDVTVFGYAYGQVPNKPLYYEADPTVVKDFEQLAAVKEGLIVSGDQFVQDAAKKRILTHFPEALVAEMEAAAVAQVAYQFGTPFIVLRGVSDLANGDSGVVFDDYVVEAGRASAKLLLSYLDSKA; encoded by the coding sequence ATGAAAATTGGAATTATTACGCCAATGGCGGAAGAAAAAATCACACTGATTGCTGCCTTAGAAGATGTGACGACTAAGCAACACGGTGGGACTGAAATCACTAGTGGTCGCTATAAAGGACACGAAGTGATTTTAACCGAATCAGGCATTGGTAAAGTAGCTGCGGCTTCTGCGACTGCGTTGATGATTGATAATTTTGAACCTGATTTAGTGGTTAATACTGGTTCTGCGGGGGCGCTTGATCCTGACTTAAAAATTGGGGATGAAGTGATTGGCACGCAAGTGGCTTACTCAGATGTTGATGTGACGGTGTTTGGTTATGCCTATGGGCAAGTGCCAAACAAGCCACTTTACTACGAAGCCGACCCAACAGTGGTCAAAGACTTTGAACAATTAGCCGCAGTGAAAGAAGGCTTGATTGTGTCGGGTGATCAATTCGTGCAAGATGCAGCGAAGAAGCGCATTTTAACACATTTCCCGGAGGCTTTAGTAGCCGAAATGGAAGCTGCTGCGGTTGCGCAGGTTGCCTACCAATTTGGAACACCCTTTATTGTCTTACGTGGGGTGTCTGATTTAGCAAATGGTGACTCTGGCGTGGTATTTGATGATTATGTCGTTGAAGCAGGTCGGGCTTCAGCAAAATTGTTGCTATCTTATTTGGATAGCAAAGCATAA